A genomic segment from Vitis riparia cultivar Riparia Gloire de Montpellier isolate 1030 unplaced genomic scaffold, EGFV_Vit.rip_1.0 scaffold824_pilon_pilon, whole genome shotgun sequence encodes:
- the LOC117910721 gene encoding peroxidase N1-like — METPTLLSLLLIAMAAPLVQGQGTRVGFYSRTCPQAESIVQKTVNSHFQSNPAIAPGLLRMHFHDCFVRGCDASILINGTSTEKTTIPNSPLKGYDVIDDAKTQIEAACPGVVSCADILALAARDSVVLTKGLTWKVPTGRRDGLVSLASDVNNLPGPRDSVEVQKKKFADKGLNDQDLVTLVGGHTIGTAACQTFRYRLYNFSTTTTNGADPSMDASFVTQLQALCPANGDASRRVALDTGSSNTFDASFFTNLKNGRGVLESDQRLWTDASTKTFVQRFLGVRGLSGLNFNVEFGKSMVKMSNVGVKTGTEGEIRKVCSSIN, encoded by the exons ATGGAAACTCCCACATTGTTGTCTCTCCTGCTAATAGCCATGGCTGCTCCATTGGTGCAAGGCCAAGGCACTAGGGTTGGCTTCTATTCCCGTACATGTCCTCAAGCTGAATCCATTGTTCAGAAAACTGTCAATTCCCATTTCCAGTCCAATCCAGCCATTGCCCCTGGCTTGCTTCGCATGCACTTCCATGACTGCTTTGTCAGGGGCTGTGATGCTTCTATCCTTATCAATGGAACTTCCACCGAGAAAACAACCATACCAAACAGTCCGTTAAAAGGATATGATGTTATTGATGATGCCAAGACCCAGATCGAAGCTGCTTGCCCTGGAGTGGTCTCTTGCGCTGATATTCTTGCCCTCGCTGCCCGGGACTCGGTGGTTCTG ACTAAAGGACTCACGTGGAAAGTGCCTACGGGACGTAGAGATGGGCTAGTTTCATTGGCATCTGATGTTAACAATTTGCCTGGCCCTCGCGACTCTGTTGAAgtccaaaagaaaaagtttgctGACAAGGGTCTCAACGATCAAGATCTGGTTACTCTTGTTG GAGGACACACCATTGGAACTGCAGCATGCCAAACCTTCAGATATAGACTATACAATTTCAGTACCACGACTACAAATGGCGCTGACCCTTCCATGGATGCCTCATTCGTAACTCAGCTACAAGCCCTCTGTCCAGCTAATGGAGATGCGAGCAGACGGGTTGCACTGGACACTGGTAGCTCAAACACATTTGACGCATCTTTCTTTACAAACTTGAAGAATGGACGTGGAGTGCTGGAATCTGATCAGAGGTTATGGACGGATGCTTCCACCAAAACTTTTGTTCAGCGCTTCCTGGGGGTTAGAGGGTTGAGTGGGTTGAATTTCAACGTCGAGTTTGGAAAGTCCATGGTGAAGATGAGCAACGTTGGGGTGAAGACTGGGACAGAGGGTGAAATTCGCAAAGTGTGCTCGTCAATCAATTGA